The Toxoplasma gondii ME49 chromosome XI, whole genome shotgun sequence region CGTCAGGCTCACCGTTACGCAAGTGCAGAGGAAAACTGGCGCACAGCGTCCAAGGTGATGGTGGTTTTTCGAAAACGGTTTCGTTCTACGTGGTCGCGGAATGTCGGAATTCGAATTGTATATACCGTGGAGAGTTCTCCTGAGAATCAGCGTCGAGTTTGGACCGAAGTCACCGATGTGTTCTGGCACGGTGATTTGTGTTTCAACTGTTTCAGCTTCGACTTGAAGGCACGAACAAGGAAGCAGCTAAGGAAGTTCTGAAAGACGTTCTCACGGACCCGGCGTACTCGGCGCTCCAGCTCCTACAGGAGGATGACTTCGACAAAGCGGCGCAGCTTGCGGTGAAAGTGGCAAGCGTTGTGGATGCGGCAGCAAAGGCGAACCTGAAGGTTCACATTTCGGCGCCGTAAATAGAAATATTGCGATGTCTGCTGTCGCCGATGGCTGCAGCAAGTCCGCACGCCGACTGGATCCGGAGCTGACGATGCTCGAAGAGTGCCGGCTGTGGACTACGAATGAGGTAGTTGTCTGAGACACTTTCGCTGCTTGTTCAAACATTTGGCGAGCGATCCTGAATCTGGAAAATTGACAGGCGGTGGTAGGTCATCCCGGGAAACTGTGGCGCGGGGCAGCTGCTGTGTATGTACGGGCGGGTCGGAGTGAGCGAGGTTCCTGAAGTGGCCAGTCTTGTCAGGAAGGAGAATTTTTTCCAGGAAAGATGTGTGTCACGTATTCGACGTAGGTCCTTCAAATACCATCAGCGCGCCACGTCCACTTGTTTCTCTGTACACGGGCATGTTGAAGCCGGAACGAAGGCATTCATGTCGAAAGCGTGCACTCAGGTACCGCGTGTCGTAGATGCGCGGGGTACATCGCCAGCAGTTGTATGGGCTTTCGCTTGCAGAATTTGAATTTGCCTGTCGTTGAACCTGCGTCTCGATTTCTTTCAAACGCTCTGGTAGCCCGTTGTACTAATTCATTAAATGACGACCAGTCAGATCTTGTCAGAACAACTTGCCATTGCCTATAGAGCAAGAAAGCCCACGCATTTGGTTTAGGCTGAAGTGCAGTGCAGGGTACCCGGGTTGAGGGATTCCAGTACACGGGCGTCACTCAGCAGTGAAGCCCGACTCGTGCTGAGGAGAGTGTGCTCTGTGGGGTTTCCCAGAGTTCCACGACACGGTCTGACGGATCTGAGAAATCGTAGTCAAAAGCAAAGCGCTCCCCGCTGCAAGTGCAGGACGTCCAGTTAAGAAACCGGTGAGGCAACCAGCTAAAGCCATAGATAGTTTAGTGCATTTGAAAACGTGGGTATCAGCTGTTGTAGCCTGCTTGAGAGTGTTTGTCCGCAAGTCCGTTAGGCCACACGCGAATGCAGCGTGGGCACTGTCGGTTTTTGAGAACAACACTGGCATCCCAGCGAGTGTGATCAGGGCGTCGTAGTGGTCACACCCTGTTTCAGGAGAATCGTCTCGCCGTCGTCTACAGTTGCTACACACTTATACGCAGTGATACATTATTTAGGTCTGTTTTTTGTTTGTGCATCTGAACGGACTCAACGGCAATGCACTTGAAACGGGCGTTGAATGATGGGTAGCCTCGAATTAAACGAGGAGCAAACAAGGACTTTCCCATGGCAGAGCTGTCGCTACTTCATGACCGGGAGAACTGCAAAACGTTCGATGAACGCGAAACTGAACGACAGCAACTCTATCGGGCAAGCGACGAAACCAGTGCCGCTTGCAGTTCAAACATAACAGCATTAGCCCCTCCTTTCGATCGATAACATGAAGCATCGCGCTTTTTCGCAGAGTACGCTAAGGGATAAGCTGCGGTTCGATGACCCTTCCGTGAATGGCCTTTTCTCCTAGCGTTGAAAAATGTACATCTTCACACTGTCATAGGCGGAGAGGCGTACACCCTCTCTACCACCGTTACTGGTTCACAATCAACGGGAAAAGGTATTTCACAGCGAGAACCGCTTGATGTCCTCTCCATTCGCATCGTGTCACAGTGAAATTGCCAACAAAGTTGGCGTCACCTCCCAGACGCAAGCCACGAAACAACGTCCGGTCCATCAAGGGAGTGACCCGTTTGTTGACATTTGCAACCGCACTGCGACAACTTCGACAGAAACTTGACAATGCCCTCGACTCGGTTGCAAGAGGTGCCCTTTCAGCCCGCGTTGTCACTGGCTCGTCTGTCAGACGATGACTCGTCATTGAGTGTATTTTGTGGCCTGCCATTCACAACTCCTGATGCTGGTGCTCCGCCGGggatttctgttctctttgaCGCGTCCGGGGCAAATAGCAGTGCCTGCGTCAGGAGCCCACGGCGCGCTTCCAGAAGTTCTCGTGGTGCATTAGGGGAAAGCGCAAGCAGCGTACTATCGAGATGAAAAAGCTTATCAATCCCTCTAGCCGCTGTCACCCTAGCTTCGCGAACCTGCCGGTCGTCCGTCTGCAGTGACATTGCGATGAGGGACTTGAGACATGTTGCCACAAGGGGAAGGCCGTCTCTAAAAATCCGATATAGACGTTGTGTTTCATGTTTCAGAAGAGCATCCGACACATCACCCGAGAAAATAAGGAAACCCTTTCTAAAGTTGTAAAACTGCTCTGTGATGAACCTGGAGTAGCCCTCCAAAACAGGCAGAGCAGTATAGCCGTTCAGCACATACTGAATACGGAGGAGAATATCTCCAGAAGCAACCCCTGTGCCGACCAACTCTTGAGCCCTGTAGTATTTGTTGATGAAGCGCTGTGCCGCATCAGTGCTCTCGGCCACTCCCCACACGAAGGCGCGTTGATGTTTGTTCAAAGATGATACATATTGGCAGAAAAAATGTACCCCAGTACCCAGCATGTTTATTTTATCGACAAGAGCGTCGAGCGATGCCACATCATCTGACGTGAGGACTCTATACTTTGCAACGATACCTTCTGCGAATGGTGCATTTCGGACTCTCCAAAGAAGAGTAGCCACTGGATTGCGACCCTTCAACGAGGCACCACCGAAAATTGTGGAAGTGACTCTCTGCGGACCACTACTAACCAGAAGAGTGACGACGCCGATTAAGACAGTAAAGCGTCCTACGTAACGTGAGATTCCGACCTTCATCTCTCTGGGACGACGGACACAAACACTGAGGCACCTCAGGGCTACCCTGCCAATTGTTCTTCAAGTTTCGGGACTTGCACTCCACAAAGAAAAGGGCTCCGTTCCAATCCGTTTAGGGTTTAAACGGCGTGACCGGTTAAAAAAACAGGCACCGCAAACAGGACATCCATAAAGCAGAATGTCAAGAGTGGGTCGAGTTTTTTTGATGCATGAAAATATGAATGATAAAGGCTAGTTAGTTGCACACTTACCACTAAACTGTATCGTTTTGATTAAAGAAGGTACTCCATGTAAATTATCGGAACCACTTGCAATCTCCCGCACGTCCCATTCTTGTGACATCGGGAACGGCAGCCGCAACCTGCGTCTCTGTAGGGCTGTACTGCCTCGACAGCACCAGTTCGCTCACTCGACACTTGTTCATGGGCCGTTTCCTTCGGCGTTTTCCATGTTAGTTTCTGTTGTCCTCGCTGTCAGACTGAAGCACTACTGGCGAAGACCTCGAGGCAATTACCGGGACTGGCGACTTGTGGGTTCGTTTTCACACCCTCTCGCGGCAGGTGCCTAACGAGACGCATGCTCTCAAGAGACAGCGGTGACCGCGAGCACCTATGGTACATCATCGTTCGTACTGgagtagaagaagaaaggccaCAGCTCGAACAAGCGCACATCGCCCACGAGCTGCGGCAAGAGGAAGTCGTACTGACTGGCAACAACTCAGGGGCTTAATGTTTGCCTCGCCTTTGTGGACAACAGACACACAGTGACAGCGGAGTTGAAGTGCTCGAGCCCATGTGCGGCTGTTTTGGGGGGAGAAGGTCCGGCGAGTCACTGGTGACAATGACACCGTCCACGCCGCGCTTGCTACCAATTAGTGGCATGCCGGGATATCATTTCTCTACGCTGAACAACGGGAGCAGTTGTGGCATCCCTTCACCATGGTACGGCTGGCCTGTGGCTGTTGCAAAGACTTCTACATCGTTGAAAGACGAGACATGCACCGTTAAAGTGATTGATGGTGTTCGAACCGTAGGTACTCCAGCCTGTGGTGGGATTAGGCGCAGATGCGCCGTAGGCAGTAACAGTGCTTTGCAGCACACCGGTGCCTTAATATGTCCTGCTCTTGCTGCGTCCATCATGCAGAAGTAACACCGTGAACAGCCGGATGAGTGCCATCAGTGAAATCTCCCTTGCACACTTCTAAGCATGCGGTGAGAAGGGCGCGTTGCTAGAAACGTGCCTCGTGAGTCGTTacagagaagaagtggaagaggcAGATGGCAACCTTTCGGGACAGCTTCAAAAAGTCATCACAAAGGCTCAGGAAAAATTACTCTGACATTCGCCCACCACACAATCACTCTTCAGGCACGGTGACCCTGGGCGAATGGAAAAACGATTTCATCGAGTTCACCTCATGAAAATGCATACATTAATGCGTACATATATGAGCAAGTAGATGCCTATGTTTAAGAACCAGTATGGGTACCCACATACttgcatgtgtatgcatacgAAGCCAAACATGGATTATCACTCATAAATGTATACACATTAAGTCTAGTCAAATTGTATGTACCTGTCCCATGCACAATACCCGCACAAATGtaaatacatgtatattcGTCAGAACCGAACACGACGACACTTCGAATCACTGGATCATGTAGACTTCTCAAAAAAACGGTGTGCAATAGAAGAGAACGGGTCAGTCCGTCTTCTGGAAGATGACAGTAACTGTGGAGGATGAGAACGGGGAAAGGACGCCAGGATGGTACCACAAGCAGGTTTGTTCAGCTGCGGGAAAGGTTTATTCTTCAGTGTGCTTTACACTTTCtttcggagacagaaaaccgCTCGAATGCCAGACCCACAGGGGTTGTAACGAGGGAACTGTTTAACCGAACCCATTGCATACGGCTCCTCTTCAGTTGCAGCTACATTGGTCACCTGCGTCCTTGGCGGGCTGCGGCACAGAAAACCGATTTGCCAGGGCGGAAGATAAACGCAAGCCGGCTTCGGTCGCGCGCCGATGCAAACGGAGGAAGGCTAAGCAAAACTCCAATCACGAACTTTACCCCAGATTAGtacgcttcctcttctctacGGTGTAACGCCTTTCACGTCAGCGCACAAGTGGAAAATAAAGAAACCACACACTTCGAGCCCGTTTCTTCGTCCGCGGGCCCCAATGGCGCAATCGCTAGCGGATCTTCTTTATTTCGGTGTCTCGACGTTGCCGGGAATTGCCCGTGTCGACTCTTTCCCCCGTGGATGAGGAAACCCGGGGGAGCATTTCATTCAGTAGCTTCCACCAGGCCGCAATACCCTGACTTTGATACTCGTCTTCACCCGTTCAAAACATGACCCAAAATATCACGCTCCCTTCTTTATCGAAGAGAAAATTAGAGCTCCTACACCAACCATGACGGCGCTGACGAGGCCCATTTGTGTCACCTGGAGGACAACGCCTCCCAGCTCTCCATCGTCGCGCCTCCTGTTCCGCTCTTTGCCCGCCCttgttgtttcttcctcgtccggCCAAGTTAATCCCGTGTCCCCATGTTGCCTTTCTAACTGCCGTTGAAGTACCTTGGCCTGCTTTTCGCGCTGATCCCGCTGAACTAGCTCGATTTGCTGTTGAATTCGTCTGATCTGCATCTCTATTTGCCGAATCTCTTGCTGCATCAGTTTCTGTTCCGAGCAATCACTCGCTTGCTGAAatagttttctctctcccacGGCTTTTACGATTCCCGCGTTGCTGCTTCCGCCCTCAGGATCGAGGCTGTCGccattctctctcgtttcgtctccctccctgCCTGCTCCACGAGGAACTTCCGACGTACCTCCGCTCTCCGTTCTACTCCTATCACCTTTCTCCCGTTCGCTGCTCCTCTCAAGACGTCTACACCCCGTCTGTCCTCCTACCATATGAGTCACGACGCCTTGCCGTAGCGTGCGTCGGTGCACCTCCGTtaaaagaaggcgaagttGATCAAGTCGATGAAGTGCAGGAGCTTGATGCTGTTGCCACGCGGCCAAGGCATTCTTTTTGTTGAGCTGCTGTGCTTCCTCGCGCGACCAGAAGAGCTTATAAAAGGGCGAAAAACACTTTTCTTTGGCCACATCCAGTAGCAACAAAGCGCTGCCTTCCACAAGTAACAAACGGAGGAAGGCAGGTGAGGAGGGCGGGACGCCTTCGAATCGCGGGTAACCGTATCTGCTGTCTTGCTGTACGAAACTAGAACCACAGTCCAGCAAGAGTGGGAACGCTAAGGCAGACCGATGGACCGATGCTACCCAGCCTGAGGAGGCAccgagagactcgagagacgaaactGCAGACCCGGCCTGCACAAGTGGTTGAGAATAGGATGGCTCTGGGACCACCACCGGGTGGACATGCGACAAAGTGCCTTGCCGGGAGCACGGGCTCTCAACGGGAGTATTTCTTGAGGATCCTCTACAGAAAAGTGAATCTGAGTCCTTCATTGAGAATGCCTTCCCTGTTGGCACAGGCATACCACTTCCCCGTCCTCGTGGACATAGTCTGTTTTGTCGCTCCGCAGGCGTGCATCCACTGCAACCTATCTGTGTTTCCCCTAGAGTTTTCATTCCTTCTTGGGTGTCCAGCTCTAGCGTCTCGTTCGCGGCAACTGCActaaaaggaaaagaaagtgGACTAttttgcgcatgcaggactGGGGCACCGACGgtctctgaagaagcagTGGGATTCTTTTCGTGCGAGTCGTCAGATCCGCCGCTGCCTCCGTCACTACTTTGCTGCCTTCTGTCGGACTGTGTCTGACTGTGTTCTCCGCTGTTCCGCTCCTCATTGCGTGTTTCGTCATGAAGAATGTCGTGAGACAACTGACAGATTGACGCCTCACATACACATTCATGTTCTTCACATGCTTCTCTGTGGCGTTCATCCCGAGCACCCGCGTCACTTGGCTCCGTGGCACCAGATGTCTGATGCAGATGTCGGTTTCCACCCGTCGGAAGAGACGCCCCCGGAGATACCGTTCTCTCGTCCACTCCAGAGCGTATTCCCACCCATGGTAGCTGAAGAATCGGGTCTACGCATGTAGATTTTATGTCGCGCGTTTCAAGATTCGGGTACGCAGTCGAACTCACAGGTTCGGTACCACAGACCTGCACGTTTACTTGGGTCGCTTGGGAAGCAGGACGGAGAAGGTGTCCAGGCGACGGACAGTTTCCGTTCACCGGTGTTTGAAAAGTAAACTTCACCGAGGCACTTGGAGCAGCCGCCGCTCCCTCGCCAAACAGCCACTCGTGTGGGGGACTGATGCCTGCACCCGTCAGTTCCACGTGGAACCTCTCTCGGCTGGAAAAAAGTAAAAAGCCGCACACAAAACGAGAGCATAAAGCAACACGACGCCGCCACGTAGAGCATGGATGCACCTGAATTTGCTGTGAAGCACATACGTGTTTCTCGAACCAGAGTGCAGTCCTCGGATAAACGGTTGCTGCGCAAAACTATGGACACCGCCAGAACACCTCGAGGTTCCAGGCAATACGAAAATAGATTTGAGTTTCTACAGAATGGTAATGCCTCAGGAACACTACAAGCACGTCACCAAAATCAGGACACAGTATAGACCCTGGAACAAAATGTGTACCCAGCAACCTCTCCACACAGTGTTTCATAATGCTGCCAATCTGTCCTGAAAAGCTTACTCAAAGCTAAAGGGTAATAAGTGAATGCGGGCAACGTTGTAGCGTGAATGGTTCCGTGTCTCAAGCAATCGCTATTTTTTCCCGCAGTGTTCTCAGTTTCGAATGAGATTCAAACAATTGATGAACTTCGTTTGCCAGGTGGCTGCAGTCTGCTTCTGCAAACAACGTGAACCTCCAACGAAATGCATTCCTGCCATTTGTTCGCCCGTTAACATGGGAACCTACTAGCGtccgagaagcgagacgtcAACGGTGTCGCTCATAGCGAGGATCGGGAAGACACAGCAGAGCTTTCTCAACCGACGGAGAATCAGGAGTCTTTGCGGCGTCAAGGCTCCTTCGCATGGTCTCAACAGCCACAAAACGACGTGAATCTGAAACCAAGACAATGAACCGAGGGTAGTGATGCGAAACATGAACGAACGACTTCATTGCGTCTTCCTGCATTCGCTAAAATGCATTTGAATCAATTCTGACAGTAGTGCGTAAGACTACACTCGGTGGTGCTGGTTTGTGACGGATTCGTACCCGGTCATCGATGCACTGCCCAAGTTGCTTCTTTCTATCCAGGTGGTCCAGGAGCTTAAGCTCGCAGTATGGGATGGCCAACAGCTCGTGTGACGCCTCTGTCACTGCCACTGAGAAAACGTCAGGGCGTAGGAGGAAACTACAAATCGCCGACACCATTCCACGTCGAGACCAAGTAAAAGATCGAGACATACTGAGCAAGAAAGCCAATAAAACTCTCTGAATCTAGGGCGCAGGAACCCAAACGCGGACAAGATGGCAACTCAACTTCTCTGGAGACACCACAACTGCCCTGAAACAAAAGTGCCACTTATGACCGTGAGATCGTCATTTCTTTTCCCTTGAACCATGTAACATCATTGTGTGAATGACGATATCACCATGTTTCCTCCCGCCGATTCTGTCTACGCACAATCTACACGGTGCAGATCCCTCGGTATTCGTTGAGCGCAAAGAATGTACATGGAAACGTGAATCACTCGGCAGTGTTGTTACCTTCGAACAACGGGCGACACTCTCCGAGCTGAAAGACAACTTCCTCGCCACAGCAAACAGACCGCGACGAGACGCGGTGCCACTGAAGAACGCACAACCCACAAACAGACGGGACACTACAGAGTAAATCTACTCACAAGGGGAGTGCAGGTTCACACAAGATGACACCTTTCCCAGCCACCGCCCCAAACTGGTCGAACAATacagggaaaagaaacagcggAGTGCAAACAAGACAGACACGAGATGGAAATCCAAGAAAGACCGAAGTTTTACAGCTCACGATGTGACCTTCACGACAGAAGAAGCTATGTGCGGAATTCGTAGAAGCCTGAAAATCACCATGTCGAGCCGAAATGTGTGATAGCCTTCTTGGGGACTGCATTGGGACGCGAGGCTCCTCGATTCCCACGGTGTTTCGAAAACTTGAATATGCATACATTGGAAAACATCTCGTTGAGAAGAGTCGTCTTTCCTGATTGTCCTTCTCCAGTCAGGAGAATATTGAAGCGGTGTGTTTTGCCAAGAAAACGTCTCTTGCACTGTTTCTCCAGCTTTACCTGGACCTGCGACACAAGGTACCACACGTAGGTTTTTCTTGTGTCTCAACCAAGAATTGTCAATACAGCGTTTATGCGGAAAATGAAAGAGACGCCAGCGTGTTGCCGTCTCGAAGTCTTTCACCACTCAGTTCCCCCCTTATTTCGACACGGAAAAATCGAATCCAACTGCTGCACACATTCGTGTACACCGCTACGGCACCATTGGGCAACCGGCGGTCACGCATGCCGCACTACGCTGTACGTTTTTCCACACACGCTCACACGTATTCCCACAGCATTCCTGGCCACTTCGCATGTGAGTGCGAATATGTGAGGGATCATTTCCTAAATTCCCCAGCGTCGAGAGGTGAACGAGATCGAAACCACAGTTGCGGCCTTTTCCTTCGGCGGTTCTTGTCCATCGATCAAAGTTCCCCGCGTTCCTGCTGGCATGCTGCGATTACCTGTCGAAGAAGGGTAGTACGAATAGATCGGTTTGTTGCACCGTTTCCGTCTTCCCGGTTGCTCTCGCATTCCTGAACTTCGCTCAGAATGGTGCTGACGCTGGAAAAGTCGTTGAGTGCAATGTTGCGGGCCACCTGAAACACACATTCAGCAATGGTCTCTAATTTCAGCAccgctgtgtgtgtgtgtgtacacagGCACATTTGCATGCCTGTCCtgcgacagcgaagccgcAGAGATATCGACAGTAGCCCGAATTCGAACTGTCAACCCGTATCTGTATCGGCGTTGCATTCGTTTGTCCACGTTCTGAAAACTCGACCAAACTCCTCACGAATCACTATCGTGCGAGGTGTCCATCAAGGTGGAAATCACTGCACAGCATTAAAAGAAGCTTCATTACGGCTTTGCAGCGGAGGCATTTGCTTTTAGCTCATTCAGCAGCATTCTTCACACCCTCACGACATCATTCTCTCTATCCTTCCCTCATATGCTTTCTGGTCCTAAGTTGGCTAGGTGAACGAATCACGTTTCAATAATACAGTCAGTTGAATCTCCTCTGATTCCCTTGAGAGGAGGCTTCTCCCTAGAATTTGGATCACCTCTACCAAGCTTTGCATGCGACACGTTTTCCACTCTGTAACCTCAAACCCTTCCCCTTTTCCTATCCcccccttccttctcggctgCGCTCGCTACACACCTAGTCGCCGTCCAAGCCACCTCTGAAACTCACCGGTTCTCCACAGTAGAATCCGCGAGTCAGGCCCACCAGGCCGGTGACGGGACAAGATCCCG contains the following coding sequences:
- a CDS encoding hypothetical protein (encoded by transcript TGME49_309770~Predicted trans-membrane domain (TMHMM2.0):1704-1727); this encodes MFPVFWRTRRLPAAPTRPPPALPSSEPPVVDLRASSEDPAPEKSVNSPVSPSCRGGVSVPSGNHRGTPGVVRENSRASSLGEDEGGVEASGEDNRGMCWVSSVGSVPSVSGLDSNASSPPLSHGHSEPDADSNESPSDTEEPAVDQLRSGSPARQGKAEQAGYVRAFGSPFPSSASKGDGFCSSPHLHPHSEGPCPTVESLAASSGSSGRILLPSSLLHPAKQDISNVTSHSVAISFHSDACTRVPEAGQALQKASHVTLSPSLGATLSNSEGGDFCVVERSVGGTGSAAWVASGEGARVSPSGSSSLRPRSHHPVTPQGEPLVSSVARSSSRGEGSRRPFLSTPEDSSRRQCLHSGMGDSCYVVEPPATHSQLRPESRGTSENGFRFFPLPRQSVSEASASFSGVEVERPDSQGDRHSNTGNEGAGAHASWVPHSSPENRGLVRSGVEEHGEETVHGSWQALSPTRTEEEGYSEPRFSEEELTRTHPRRRTEELDLPGTEAERVWTAGNPALYGEAIPDLSFRSAIEQAQDRHANEDTVRQKRKEAGTVAREQGRRDTRAFSGSGHAIPQRNTAGHGLTQTLVSHSAPPCFLSPSSSADGGEDEGLQRRASLSSVRDKHSSNLAAGSQGHASGLVQTAVLLWEERLQQQAENSPRREPGTPRDASRFGSPFPLREVSRRGRSMSSAGSHAPRNVREVAVGTSDDANSAGSVCATQTDVQPLDPKGRNLHPTPRAVPSSIAATASTFPSFSRWGAQAGVLGPHPLFVGTECRPTSVLQLLLSREIGSLPQVNRSAGPLAEAEAGASGRSAGGRTLVSCDKSEVCPVLQPGLRGVVPDGVGGDGSSGQMTEPFSSGSCPVTGLVGLTRGFYCGEPVARNIALNDFSSVSTILSEVQECESNREDGNGATNRSIRTTLLRQVQVKLEKQCKRRFLGKTHRFNILLTGEGQSGKTTLLNEMFSNWHRVSSRSVCCGEEVVFQLGECRPLFEVAVTEASHELLAIPYCELKLLDHLDRKKQLGQCIDDRIHVVLWLLRPCEGALTPQRLLILRRLRKLCCVFPILAMSDTVDVSLLGRYRERFHVELTGAGISPPHEWLFGEGAAAAPSASVKFTFQTPVNGNCPSPGHLLRPASQATQVNVQVCGTEPVSSTAYPNLETRDIKSTCVDPILQLPWVGIRSGVDERTVSPGASLPTGGNRHLHQTSGATEPSDAGARDERHREACEEHECVCEASICQLSHDILHDETRNEERNSGEHSQTQSDRRQQSSDGGSGGSDDSHEKNPTASSETVGAPVLHAQNSPLSFPFSAVAANETLELDTQEGMKTLGETQIGCSGCTPAERQNRLCPRGRGSGMPVPTGKAFSMKDSDSLFCRGSSRNTPVESPCSRQGTLSHVHPVVVPEPSYSQPLVQAGSAVSSLESLGASSGWVASVHRSALAFPLLLDCGSSFVQQDSRYGYPRFEGVPPSSPAFLRLLLVEGSALLLLDVAKEKCFSPFYKLFWSREEAQQLNKKNALAAWQQHQAPALHRLDQLRLLLTEVHRRTLRQGVVTHMVGGQTGCRRLERSSEREKGDRSRTESGGTSEVPRGAGREGDETRENGDSLDPEGGSSNAGIVKAVGERKLFQQASDCSEQKLMQQEIRQIEMQIRRIQQQIELVQRDQREKQAKVLQRQLERQHGDTGLTWPDEEETTRAGKERNRRRDDGELGGVVLQVTQMGLVSAVMVGVGALIFSSIKKGA
- a CDS encoding hypothetical protein (encoded by transcript TGME49_309760~Signal peptide predicted by SignalP 2.0 HMM (probability 0.872) with cleavage site probability 0.555 at residue 32) is translated as MKVGISRYVGRFTVLIGVVTLLVSSGPQRVTSTIFGGASLKGRNPVATLLWRVRNAPFAEGIVAKYRVLTSDDVASLDALVDKINMLGTGVHFFCQYVSSLNKHQRAFVWGVAESTDAAQRFINKYYRAQELVGTGVASGDILLRIQYVLNGYTALPVLEGYSRFITEQFYNFRKGFLIFSGDVSDALLKHETQRLYRIFRDGLPLVATCLKSLIAMSLQTDDRQVREARVTAARGIDKLFHLDSTLLALSPNAPRELLEARRGLLTQALLFAPDASKRTEIPGGAPASGVVNGRPQNTLNDESSSDRRASDNAG